In Parus major isolate Abel chromosome 19, Parus_major1.1, whole genome shotgun sequence, a genomic segment contains:
- the TEX14 gene encoding inactive serine/threonine-protein kinase TEX14 isoform X3, whose amino-acid sequence MAHPIPLPFPCPVKLGSIKGDSLEADLHEYVREGNYMKVKKILKKGIFVDAVNSMGQTCLFTAALLGLGKIVDVLLRFGSDANHRCHDGSTPVHAAAFSGKQQILSRLLDEGGDLRVHDKEGKTPQFWALSARKESSAQMLEFIQQCTLHMQAAIWNLPSDLLRKVGSSRALICSPSRFAGLVQGNADNSLGKFLKGHPSVARNIYSFGFGKFYLTGSGHLGYLASLPIIGEKDVIQADDEPAFSYHVGPYMIMTNKLRHPHLLQLMSVCLSSDLERTRLVYERVHFGSLYSILHERRTEFPVLQTETILHILLQIIDALRFLHSRGFIHRSLSSYAIQIVSSGEAKLCNLEYMIESKDSGEHSDLTRIPVPIQLFRWCSPEIILEKPGTVKSDVYSFCAVLQEALTESPPWKGVEDSAVKQLILSGEHLEADVRLPLIYYEVVKSGLEPKQRNRSMKLQDIQYILKNDLKDLVKSESGHAGGIPKAQRSAVLADVNICWASAFSFQKRTVEFQEKEISKAGGFSAPTGSVFPRESSAVVVQEAAASAEPAAQDTSPDVSSEVQTGASHSSESDVDESLCSFEMNEIMASYPEGPQDSLEEGPGLGHAPKDAERQRKEGDQSQWGDEEEEESLGSSMGFTGEDEEEETEEEEEERVREASALSQVRGDAGRRLSSPSQSNQHISKCVLDVKIMQSMVQQAGDCLSRTEEILDRLNAIGEQKKLLQESRMNLLPKESSQGRRWNGPDGPSQSTNKAFSGVDIFLHKAVGPPSRDYIPPPLRCQAPGRDCFQAVPKTAKEREAIQNEKWKSKIAASRCDPGYSRGRGLDDEVSLNQEHFLPHVAARCQKKFNLQCQRGADSHPAARREEEKWCHSKPRAEFCSKKKSEKKRVMQSGWRTEVEQLARRAVSGRLGLSCPYPASECTSESEAESAKETSQQVPAGAPHSQDQQRCGWQPAEGAESWDLGTEGRTESGESDLEPALTSSTGRSCQSPAPDEQAESGTAIPESSVLPQQAEDLSRGHSRELHGSLNSPPDVTEEFFTPDYFLPPALEGRSEAETSNFEGKAEEVCAGFLQKLPGDAASGIQAPGGKILFCSTTPQSSGSNKLGVNQLSQMPGASVDAAREATLWEPQEECQEKDVSVADIQDLSSIPCEQNFQRGVECKTPRLSRAPTSVSTPLGSGERFPLAFEKYKHCREFSSDSSFCASQETSSTVFKTFTTACEGDRSMEIPVVAPRVFPFGLKEPVGLPPVASSLRNTRQEHALSEPLSIDELPPPAQELLDEIEHLKQQDSITPDSEGMGLQDSRAQVNAPDQVTMENRESGKESERNEKINQSLWTKESFNQAEDTERAHSSLDDILERMLHAVPGDEEIQEQPQGHTLGAASLQDPEDAGRKNGVEESGAWAGGRAPGSCAGTSADQHPKDQKFHPHQWLTPAPPFRIIVLDENSLHD is encoded by the exons ATGgctcatcccatccctctcccatTTCCATGCCCAGTCAAGCTTGGAAGTATAAAAGGAGACTCCCTGGAGGCTGACCTTCATGAGTATGTCAGGGAAGGGAACTATATGAAAGTGAAGAAGATTCTGAAAAAAG GAATTTTTGTTGATGCTGTGAATTCCATGGGTCAAACCTGTCTCTTCACTGCTgcgctgctggggctgggtAAAATCGTGGATGTGCTGCTCAGATTTGGCTCAGATGCCAATCA TCGCTGCCACGATGGGAGCACCCCAGTGCACGCAGCTGCATtttcaggaaagcagcagatcCTCAGCAGGTTACTGGATGAAGGAGGAGATCTCAGAGTCCACGACAAAGAGGGCAAAACTCCCCAGTTCTGGGCTTTATCAGCCAGGAAGGAAAGCAGTGCTCAG atgCTGGAATTTATCCAGCAGTGCACACTGCACATGCAAGCTGCAATTTGGAACCTTCCCTCAGATCTGCTCAGGAAAGTTGGCTCCTCAAGGGCCTTGATCTGCAGCCCCTCGAGGTTTGCTGGCCTTGTCCAAGG AAATGCTGATAATTCACTGGGAAAATTCCTGAAAGGACACCCCAGTGTGGCCAGGAACATTTACAGCTTTGGTTTTGGGAAG TTCTATCTCACAGGCAGTGGCCACCTGGGCTACCTGGCCTCTCTCCCAATTATTGGGGAGAAAGATGTGATTCAGGCTGATGATGAACCAGCATTTTCTTACCACGTGGGGCCCTACATGATCATGACCAA CAAACTCCGCCACCCTCACTTGCTGCAGCTGATGTCTGTTTGTCTGTCCAGTGACCTGGAGAGAACTCGTTTGGTCTATGAGAGGGTTCACTTTGGCTCTCTCTACAGCATCCTCCATGAAAGG CGTACAgaattcccagtgctgcagacagagaCCATTTTGCACATTTTGCTCCAGATCATCGATGCTCTGCGTTTCCTGCACTCCCGGGGATTTATCCACCGCTCCCTCTCCTCCTATGCCATCCAAATTGTGTCCTCTGGGGAGGCCAAGCTCTGCAACCTGGAGTACATGATAGAGAG cAAGGACAGTGGAGAACACAGTGACCTGACCCGAATTCCTGTCCCAATCCAGCTGTTCCGCTGGTGTTCCCCTGAAATAATCCTGGAGAAGCCTGGGACAGTTAAATCAGATGTTTACAGCttctgtgcagtgctgcaggaagccTTGACAG AGAGCCCTCCATGGAAGGGTGTGGAAGACTCAGCTGTTAAGCAGCTCATCCTTTCAGGGGAGCACCTGGAAGCAGATGTCAGGCTCCCCCTGATCTATTATGAAGTTGTCAAGTCAGGGCTGGAACCCAAACAGAGGAACCGCTCCATGAAACTTCAGGATATTCAATATATCCTGAAAAATGACTTAAAG GATTTGGTTAAGTCTGAAAGTGGCCATGCTGGTGGAATACCCAAAGCACAGAGATCTGCTGTTCTTGCAGATGTGAACATCTGCTGGGCATCAGCTTTTAGCTTCCAGAAGAGGACAGTggaattccaggaaaaagaGATAAGCAAGGCTG GTGGCTTTTCTGCCCCCACAGGCTCTGTTTTCCCCagggagagcagtgctgtggtggtgcaggaggcagcagccagcGCAGAGCCAGCTGCACAGGACACAAGCCCCGATGTCTCCTCTGAAGTGCAGACAGGAGCTTCTCACTCCAGTGAGAGTGATGTGGATGAGAGCCTGTGCAGCTTTGAGATGAATGAAATCATGGCCAGTTATCCAGAAGGTCCCCAAGACTCCCTGGAAGAAGGACCTGGATTAGGCCACGCTCCAAAGGATGCAGAAAGGCAGCGAAAGGAAGGAGATCAGAGCCAGTGgggggatgaggaggaagaggaatcCCTGGGGTCCAGCATGGGGTTCActggagaggatgaggaggaggaaacggaggaagaagaagaggaaagggtGAGAGAAGcctcagccctgtcccaggTGAGAGGAGATgctggcaggaggctgagcaGCCCTTCCCAAAGCAACCAGCACATCAGCAAGTGCGTCCTTGACGTCAAGATCATGCAGAGCAtggtgcagcaggcaggagattGCCTGAGCAGGACAGAGGAGATCCTGGACAGGCTCAATGCCATAGGAGAGCAGAAGAAGctgctccaggaaagcaggatgAATCTGCTTCCTAAGGAAAGTTCTCAAGGAAGACGCTGGAATGGGCCTGATGGGCCTTCCCAAAGTACCAATAAAGCTTTTTCTGGAGTTGATATTTTTTTACACAAGGCTGTAGGTCCACCATCCAGGGACTACATTCCACCACCATTAAGGTGTCAGGCACCAGGCAGAGACTGCTTCCAGGCTGTTCCCAAGACAGCCAAGGAAAGAGAGGCAATTCAAAATGAGAAGTGGAAGAGCAAAATTGCAGCCAGCCGTTGTGATCCAGGCTACAGCAGGGGCAGAGGCCTGGATGATGAAGTGAGCCTGAACCAGGAG catttcctcCCACACGTGGCTGCGAGGTGCCAAAAAAAGTTCAACTTGCAGTGTCAGAGAGGAGCTGATTCACATCCTGCAGcaagaagggaagaggagaagtG GTGCCATTCAAAACCAAGGGCTGaattctgcagcaaaaaaaagagtgagaagAAGAGGGTGATGCAGTCAGGATGGAGGA CTGAAGTGGAGCAGTTGGCCAGAAGAGCGGTCTCAGGACGGCTGGGGCTCAGCTGTCCGTACCCTGCCAGTGAATGCACGTCTGAAAGTGAAGCAGAAAGTGCCAAGGAAACCtcccagcaggtccctgctggagccccacacagccaggaCCAGCAGAGGTGTGGCTGGCAGCCAGCTGAGGGTGCTGAGTCCTGGGACCTGGGCACTGAGGGTAGAACTGAGTCTGGGGAGAGCGATCTGGAGCCTGCGCTCACGAGTTCCACAG GGAGGAGCTGCCAGTCCCCAGCACCAGATGAGCAAGCAGAGTCTGGAACAGCCATTCCTGAGAGTTCAGTCCTTCCTCAGCAAGCTGAGGATCTCTCTAGG GGACATTCAAGGGAATTACATGGTTCTCTTAACTCACCTCCTGATGTGACTGAAGAATTCTTCACTCCTGattatttccttcctcctgctcttgaGGGAAGGTCAGAAGCAGAg ACCTCAAATTTTGAGGGCAAAGCAGAAGAAGTTTGTGCAggatttttacagaaattaccTGGAGATGCAGCATCAGGAATTCAGGCTCCAG gaggaaaaatactATTCTGCAGCACAACACCACAGAGCAGTGGCAGTAACAAGCTGGGAGTGAATCAGCTGAGCCAAATGCCTGGAGCCAG TGTGGATGCAGCACGAGAAGCGACACTGTGGGAGCCACAGGAAGAATGCCAAGAAAAAGATGT ATCAGTGGCAGATATTCAGGATTTGTCCAGCATCCCCTGTGAGCAGAACTTCCAGAGGGGTGTGGAGTGTAAAACACCCCGGCTGAGCCGCGCTCCCACCAGTGTCAGCACCCCCCTGGGCTCAG gGGAAAGATTTCCATTAGCCTTTGAGAAATACAAACACTGCCGTGAATTTTCTTCAGATTCTTCCTTTTGTGCCTCTCAAGAAACCTCCTCCACAGTGTTCAAGACTTTCACCACAGCCTGTGAAGGGGACAGGAGCATGGAAATTCCAGTGGTGGCTCCAAGAGTTTTCCCATTTGGACTGAAGGAGCCT GTTGGGTTGCCACCAGTTGCTTCATCCCTGAGAAACACCAGGCAGGAACATG CACTCTCAGAGCCCCTCTCCATTGATGAGCTGCCTCCACCAGCCCAAGAGCTGCTGGATGAAATTG AACACTTAAAGCAGCAAGATTCCATCACTCCAGACTCGGAAGGGATGGGATTGCAAGACTCCAGAGCACAAGTGAATG CTCCTGATCAAGTTACAATGGAAAACAGAGAGTCAGGAAAAGAATCTGAGAGAAATGAGAAGATAAATCAGAGTTTATGGACTAAGGAGTCATTTAATCAAGCAGAGGATACAGAAAG GGCTCACTCCAGTCTGGATGATATTTTGGAAAGAATGCTCCACGCAGTTCCTGGAGATGAGGAGATCCAAGAACAACCTCAGGGACACACTCTTGG GGCTGCCAGCCTGCAGGATCCAGAAGATGCTGGAAGGAAGAATGGAGTAGAGGAGAGTGGAGCctgggctggaggcagagcaCCAGGAAGCTGTGCAGGGACTTCAGCAG ACCAGCACCCCAAAGATCAGAAATTCCACCCCCATCAGTGGCTGACTCCAGCTCCACCCTTCAG GATAATTGTTTTGGATGAGAACTCTCTCCATGATTAA
- the TEX14 gene encoding inactive serine/threonine-protein kinase TEX14 isoform X2, protein MAHPIPLPFPCPVKLGSIKGDSLEADLHEYVREGNYMKVKKILKKGIFVDAVNSMGQTCLFTAALLGLGKIVDVLLRFGSDANHRCHDGSTPVHAAAFSGKQQILSRLLDEGGDLRVHDKEGKTPQFWALSARKESSAQMLEFIQQCTLHMQAAIWNLPSDLLRKVGSSRALICSPSRFAGLVQGNADNSLGKFLKGHPSVARNIYSFGFGKFYLTGSGHLGYLASLPIIGEKDVIQADDEPAFSYHVGPYMIMTNLVWGGSRVTVKELSFQPQQNCWKLRLADLLLAEQEHSSKLRHPHLLQLMSVCLSSDLERTRLVYERVHFGSLYSILHERRTEFPVLQTETILHILLQIIDALRFLHSRGFIHRSLSSYAIQIVSSGEAKLCNLEYMIESKDSGEHSDLTRIPVPIQLFRWCSPEIILEKPGTVKSDVYSFCAVLQEALTESPPWKGVEDSAVKQLILSGEHLEADVRLPLIYYEVVKSGLEPKQRNRSMKLQDIQYILKNDLKDLVKSESGHAGGIPKAQRSAVLADVNICWASAFSFQKRTVEFQEKEISKAGGFSAPTGSVFPRESSAVVVQEAAASAEPAAQDTSPDVSSEVQTGASHSSESDVDESLCSFEMNEIMASYPEGPQDSLEEGPGLGHAPKDAERQRKEGDQSQWGDEEEEESLGSSMGFTGEDEEEETEEEEEERVREASALSQVRGDAGRRLSSPSQSNQHISKCVLDVKIMQSMVQQAGDCLSRTEEILDRLNAIGEQKKLLQESRMNLLPKESSQGRRWNGPDGPSQSTNKAFSGVDIFLHKAVGPPSRDYIPPPLRCQAPGRDCFQAVPKTAKEREAIQNEKWKSKIAASRCDPGYSRGRGLDDEVSLNQEHFLPHVAARCQKKFNLQCQRGADSHPAARREEEKWCHSKPRAEFCSKKKSEKKRVMQSGWRTEVEQLARRAVSGRLGLSCPYPASECTSESEAESAKETSQQVPAGAPHSQDQQRCGWQPAEGAESWDLGTEGRTESGESDLEPALTSSTGRSCQSPAPDEQAESGTAIPESSVLPQQAEDLSRGHSRELHGSLNSPPDVTEEFFTPDYFLPPALEGRSEAETSNFEGKAEEVCAGFLQKLPGDAASGIQAPGGKILFCSTTPQSSGSNKLGVNQLSQMPGASVDAAREATLWEPQEECQEKDVSVADIQDLSSIPCEQNFQRGVECKTPRLSRAPTSVSTPLGSDSSFCASQETSSTVFKTFTTACEGDRSMEIPVVAPRVFPFGLKEPVGLPPVASSLRNTRQEHALSEPLSIDELPPPAQELLDEIEHLKQQDSITPDSEGMGLQDSRAQVNAPDQVTMENRESGKESERNEKINQSLWTKESFNQAEDTERAHSSLDDILERMLHAVPGDEEIQEQPQGHTLGAASLQDPEDAGRKNGVEESGAWAGGRAPGSCAGTSADQHPKDQKFHPHQWLTPAPPFRIIVLDENSLHD, encoded by the exons ATGgctcatcccatccctctcccatTTCCATGCCCAGTCAAGCTTGGAAGTATAAAAGGAGACTCCCTGGAGGCTGACCTTCATGAGTATGTCAGGGAAGGGAACTATATGAAAGTGAAGAAGATTCTGAAAAAAG GAATTTTTGTTGATGCTGTGAATTCCATGGGTCAAACCTGTCTCTTCACTGCTgcgctgctggggctgggtAAAATCGTGGATGTGCTGCTCAGATTTGGCTCAGATGCCAATCA TCGCTGCCACGATGGGAGCACCCCAGTGCACGCAGCTGCATtttcaggaaagcagcagatcCTCAGCAGGTTACTGGATGAAGGAGGAGATCTCAGAGTCCACGACAAAGAGGGCAAAACTCCCCAGTTCTGGGCTTTATCAGCCAGGAAGGAAAGCAGTGCTCAG atgCTGGAATTTATCCAGCAGTGCACACTGCACATGCAAGCTGCAATTTGGAACCTTCCCTCAGATCTGCTCAGGAAAGTTGGCTCCTCAAGGGCCTTGATCTGCAGCCCCTCGAGGTTTGCTGGCCTTGTCCAAGG AAATGCTGATAATTCACTGGGAAAATTCCTGAAAGGACACCCCAGTGTGGCCAGGAACATTTACAGCTTTGGTTTTGGGAAG TTCTATCTCACAGGCAGTGGCCACCTGGGCTACCTGGCCTCTCTCCCAATTATTGGGGAGAAAGATGTGATTCAGGCTGATGATGAACCAGCATTTTCTTACCACGTGGGGCCCTACATGATCATGACCAA CTTGGTGTGGGGAGGCAGCAGAGTGACAGTGAAGGAGCTGAgcttccagccccagcagaacTGCTGGAAGCTGCGCCTGGCTGATCtcctcctggcagagcaggaacacagcAG CAAACTCCGCCACCCTCACTTGCTGCAGCTGATGTCTGTTTGTCTGTCCAGTGACCTGGAGAGAACTCGTTTGGTCTATGAGAGGGTTCACTTTGGCTCTCTCTACAGCATCCTCCATGAAAGG CGTACAgaattcccagtgctgcagacagagaCCATTTTGCACATTTTGCTCCAGATCATCGATGCTCTGCGTTTCCTGCACTCCCGGGGATTTATCCACCGCTCCCTCTCCTCCTATGCCATCCAAATTGTGTCCTCTGGGGAGGCCAAGCTCTGCAACCTGGAGTACATGATAGAGAG cAAGGACAGTGGAGAACACAGTGACCTGACCCGAATTCCTGTCCCAATCCAGCTGTTCCGCTGGTGTTCCCCTGAAATAATCCTGGAGAAGCCTGGGACAGTTAAATCAGATGTTTACAGCttctgtgcagtgctgcaggaagccTTGACAG AGAGCCCTCCATGGAAGGGTGTGGAAGACTCAGCTGTTAAGCAGCTCATCCTTTCAGGGGAGCACCTGGAAGCAGATGTCAGGCTCCCCCTGATCTATTATGAAGTTGTCAAGTCAGGGCTGGAACCCAAACAGAGGAACCGCTCCATGAAACTTCAGGATATTCAATATATCCTGAAAAATGACTTAAAG GATTTGGTTAAGTCTGAAAGTGGCCATGCTGGTGGAATACCCAAAGCACAGAGATCTGCTGTTCTTGCAGATGTGAACATCTGCTGGGCATCAGCTTTTAGCTTCCAGAAGAGGACAGTggaattccaggaaaaagaGATAAGCAAGGCTG GTGGCTTTTCTGCCCCCACAGGCTCTGTTTTCCCCagggagagcagtgctgtggtggtgcaggaggcagcagccagcGCAGAGCCAGCTGCACAGGACACAAGCCCCGATGTCTCCTCTGAAGTGCAGACAGGAGCTTCTCACTCCAGTGAGAGTGATGTGGATGAGAGCCTGTGCAGCTTTGAGATGAATGAAATCATGGCCAGTTATCCAGAAGGTCCCCAAGACTCCCTGGAAGAAGGACCTGGATTAGGCCACGCTCCAAAGGATGCAGAAAGGCAGCGAAAGGAAGGAGATCAGAGCCAGTGgggggatgaggaggaagaggaatcCCTGGGGTCCAGCATGGGGTTCActggagaggatgaggaggaggaaacggaggaagaagaagaggaaagggtGAGAGAAGcctcagccctgtcccaggTGAGAGGAGATgctggcaggaggctgagcaGCCCTTCCCAAAGCAACCAGCACATCAGCAAGTGCGTCCTTGACGTCAAGATCATGCAGAGCAtggtgcagcaggcaggagattGCCTGAGCAGGACAGAGGAGATCCTGGACAGGCTCAATGCCATAGGAGAGCAGAAGAAGctgctccaggaaagcaggatgAATCTGCTTCCTAAGGAAAGTTCTCAAGGAAGACGCTGGAATGGGCCTGATGGGCCTTCCCAAAGTACCAATAAAGCTTTTTCTGGAGTTGATATTTTTTTACACAAGGCTGTAGGTCCACCATCCAGGGACTACATTCCACCACCATTAAGGTGTCAGGCACCAGGCAGAGACTGCTTCCAGGCTGTTCCCAAGACAGCCAAGGAAAGAGAGGCAATTCAAAATGAGAAGTGGAAGAGCAAAATTGCAGCCAGCCGTTGTGATCCAGGCTACAGCAGGGGCAGAGGCCTGGATGATGAAGTGAGCCTGAACCAGGAG catttcctcCCACACGTGGCTGCGAGGTGCCAAAAAAAGTTCAACTTGCAGTGTCAGAGAGGAGCTGATTCACATCCTGCAGcaagaagggaagaggagaagtG GTGCCATTCAAAACCAAGGGCTGaattctgcagcaaaaaaaagagtgagaagAAGAGGGTGATGCAGTCAGGATGGAGGA CTGAAGTGGAGCAGTTGGCCAGAAGAGCGGTCTCAGGACGGCTGGGGCTCAGCTGTCCGTACCCTGCCAGTGAATGCACGTCTGAAAGTGAAGCAGAAAGTGCCAAGGAAACCtcccagcaggtccctgctggagccccacacagccaggaCCAGCAGAGGTGTGGCTGGCAGCCAGCTGAGGGTGCTGAGTCCTGGGACCTGGGCACTGAGGGTAGAACTGAGTCTGGGGAGAGCGATCTGGAGCCTGCGCTCACGAGTTCCACAG GGAGGAGCTGCCAGTCCCCAGCACCAGATGAGCAAGCAGAGTCTGGAACAGCCATTCCTGAGAGTTCAGTCCTTCCTCAGCAAGCTGAGGATCTCTCTAGG GGACATTCAAGGGAATTACATGGTTCTCTTAACTCACCTCCTGATGTGACTGAAGAATTCTTCACTCCTGattatttccttcctcctgctcttgaGGGAAGGTCAGAAGCAGAg ACCTCAAATTTTGAGGGCAAAGCAGAAGAAGTTTGTGCAggatttttacagaaattaccTGGAGATGCAGCATCAGGAATTCAGGCTCCAG gaggaaaaatactATTCTGCAGCACAACACCACAGAGCAGTGGCAGTAACAAGCTGGGAGTGAATCAGCTGAGCCAAATGCCTGGAGCCAG TGTGGATGCAGCACGAGAAGCGACACTGTGGGAGCCACAGGAAGAATGCCAAGAAAAAGATGT ATCAGTGGCAGATATTCAGGATTTGTCCAGCATCCCCTGTGAGCAGAACTTCCAGAGGGGTGTGGAGTGTAAAACACCCCGGCTGAGCCGCGCTCCCACCAGTGTCAGCACCCCCCTGGGCTCAG ATTCTTCCTTTTGTGCCTCTCAAGAAACCTCCTCCACAGTGTTCAAGACTTTCACCACAGCCTGTGAAGGGGACAGGAGCATGGAAATTCCAGTGGTGGCTCCAAGAGTTTTCCCATTTGGACTGAAGGAGCCT GTTGGGTTGCCACCAGTTGCTTCATCCCTGAGAAACACCAGGCAGGAACATG CACTCTCAGAGCCCCTCTCCATTGATGAGCTGCCTCCACCAGCCCAAGAGCTGCTGGATGAAATTG AACACTTAAAGCAGCAAGATTCCATCACTCCAGACTCGGAAGGGATGGGATTGCAAGACTCCAGAGCACAAGTGAATG CTCCTGATCAAGTTACAATGGAAAACAGAGAGTCAGGAAAAGAATCTGAGAGAAATGAGAAGATAAATCAGAGTTTATGGACTAAGGAGTCATTTAATCAAGCAGAGGATACAGAAAG GGCTCACTCCAGTCTGGATGATATTTTGGAAAGAATGCTCCACGCAGTTCCTGGAGATGAGGAGATCCAAGAACAACCTCAGGGACACACTCTTGG GGCTGCCAGCCTGCAGGATCCAGAAGATGCTGGAAGGAAGAATGGAGTAGAGGAGAGTGGAGCctgggctggaggcagagcaCCAGGAAGCTGTGCAGGGACTTCAGCAG ACCAGCACCCCAAAGATCAGAAATTCCACCCCCATCAGTGGCTGACTCCAGCTCCACCCTTCAG GATAATTGTTTTGGATGAGAACTCTCTCCATGATTAA